A genomic region of Alicyclobacillus sp. SO9 contains the following coding sequences:
- a CDS encoding TetR/AcrR family transcriptional regulator produces the protein MRMNKADEGQVPTRRRGEELEAAIIRAAWDELMEVGFQSLTIERIADRARTSKPVIYRRWPNREELVLAAIQKNLPPPDELPNTGNLRDDVISLLSRANEMLRQIGPETIHGLMSVLPGTPFSELLNFRRTNAMPTVLNRAIERGEIQRGKITPRISRLPVDLIRHEMLITYEPVSLATIEEIVDEIFLPLVR, from the coding sequence ATGCGCATGAATAAGGCAGACGAAGGACAGGTCCCGACGCGAAGAAGAGGAGAAGAATTAGAAGCCGCCATTATTCGAGCAGCGTGGGATGAACTGATGGAGGTCGGCTTTCAGAGCCTTACCATAGAAAGGATTGCCGATAGAGCCCGCACCAGTAAGCCGGTGATTTACCGGCGCTGGCCGAATCGTGAAGAGCTGGTCCTGGCGGCCATTCAGAAGAATCTACCGCCGCCGGACGAGCTCCCCAATACCGGTAATCTGCGAGACGATGTCATCAGCCTACTGAGTCGAGCCAATGAAATGCTTCGTCAGATCGGGCCGGAAACAATTCACGGATTAATGTCCGTTTTACCGGGGACTCCATTTTCTGAATTGCTGAATTTTCGAAGAACCAATGCCATGCCAACGGTTCTCAACCGAGCCATCGAGAGAGGAGAAATTCAACGCGGAAAAATTACGCCACGGATTTCACGGTTGCCGGTCGATCTCATTCGGCATGAGATGTTAATTACCTACGAACCGGTGTCACTGGCGACGATTGAGGAGATTGTCGATGAGATTTTCCTTCCTCTGGTAAGGTGA
- a CDS encoding CdaR family transcriptional regulator, producing the protein MIPISEFLNRLECSAEQLAGQNRMDSLARDVVLLNHQDQIWLTRQKTDEFESALVFVQSRMFPGYLSAFDLLLRFLKQAGAVGVLFQGGNRSDFSKATVMLAENLELPLIWVPNPVKYSTMARHFYSSLIAQQRRQQAKVAGVRRDMESRLFESFTLHAWLKDLAETLDSTTRLRLSKLDASKPVWQNYRSSSDTGRDTLVVPIKILEKRYELCVSPSAACPLYDPDIQQVWIDELAGLLAAQVSYLLLLETPGILMEHNWVTSFESLVYSSMRSMPMFTMPNASNQGENRHSDVFVPDVVEPVSMLRRLDLLSLSPVPSISVLWMTSTSVTSHQGSSDHAETGVDEGATSLTRPYAYRLFRDDMLVLRGHALNLLRHARFSTGMQYDLLSCVPWRTWKSNEGIVVIWVPFAKTATYPSERMIRDFVSQLSARVQVPLRAFFHREDLLEDVTEAQDLLTQVVNVLETSYPEFLSQPSGSQSLQFSETGRDMANVILQGTSPETSYQHALGLLKPILGDKNHLSLIEALEGYLECGGKIQLAANRLHLHRNTMRYRLNRLEELLGVSLADAEVRFTYQVAVRTWRLNNGDAGGALSP; encoded by the coding sequence ATGATCCCTATTAGTGAGTTTCTCAACAGACTAGAGTGTTCCGCTGAGCAACTTGCGGGGCAGAACCGGATGGACAGTCTAGCAAGAGACGTGGTACTACTCAACCACCAAGACCAAATTTGGCTTACTCGCCAAAAGACGGACGAGTTTGAGAGCGCATTGGTGTTTGTTCAGTCGCGTATGTTTCCGGGCTATCTGTCTGCATTTGATTTGCTCTTGCGTTTTCTCAAACAAGCCGGGGCAGTGGGGGTCCTTTTCCAAGGCGGTAACCGATCCGACTTTTCCAAGGCAACCGTTATGCTTGCAGAAAATTTGGAACTTCCGTTAATTTGGGTTCCAAATCCTGTGAAATACTCTACCATGGCCCGACACTTTTACAGTTCGTTAATTGCTCAACAACGGCGGCAGCAGGCTAAAGTCGCCGGAGTACGAAGGGACATGGAGTCTCGCTTGTTTGAGTCGTTTACACTTCATGCTTGGTTGAAAGACCTAGCGGAGACCCTTGATTCGACGACAAGATTACGCCTATCCAAGTTAGACGCTTCGAAACCGGTGTGGCAGAACTATCGCTCTTCAAGTGACACTGGGCGTGATACACTCGTTGTGCCTATTAAGATCCTAGAGAAGCGTTATGAGCTTTGCGTCTCTCCTTCGGCCGCATGTCCTCTATACGATCCCGATATCCAGCAAGTGTGGATAGACGAGTTAGCCGGTCTCTTGGCTGCGCAAGTTTCCTATCTATTGTTGCTGGAAACACCAGGTATTCTCATGGAGCATAATTGGGTAACATCGTTTGAGAGTCTCGTATACTCAAGCATGAGAAGCATGCCAATGTTCACGATGCCAAACGCATCTAATCAAGGTGAAAACAGGCATTCTGATGTATTTGTGCCAGACGTGGTTGAGCCCGTATCTATGCTACGTCGCCTCGACCTGCTCTCTCTTTCTCCGGTCCCGTCTATTTCAGTGCTATGGATGACTTCTACAAGTGTAACGAGTCATCAGGGATCTAGCGATCACGCGGAAACCGGTGTTGATGAAGGTGCAACTTCTCTAACCAGACCCTATGCTTATCGGTTATTTCGGGATGACATGCTTGTCTTGCGCGGCCATGCTCTTAATCTTCTTCGCCACGCGCGCTTTTCTACTGGGATGCAGTATGACTTGCTCTCTTGTGTTCCGTGGCGAACTTGGAAGTCGAATGAAGGGATTGTAGTCATTTGGGTTCCGTTTGCAAAAACTGCTACCTATCCATCAGAGCGCATGATCCGCGACTTTGTCAGTCAGTTGTCGGCACGAGTTCAGGTTCCACTTCGCGCATTCTTTCATCGAGAGGACTTGCTTGAGGACGTTACAGAGGCTCAAGACCTGTTGACGCAGGTGGTTAATGTCTTGGAAACGTCCTATCCAGAGTTCTTAAGTCAGCCAAGCGGGTCACAGAGCCTGCAATTCTCCGAAACTGGCCGAGATATGGCAAATGTCATTCTTCAAGGGACGAGTCCAGAAACCTCATACCAACATGCGTTGGGACTGCTAAAACCAATCCTTGGCGATAAAAACCACTTGTCACTGATAGAAGCACTTGAGGGGTATTTGGAGTGTGGTGGTAAAATCCAACTTGCTGCAAACCGATTACATCTTCATCGCAACACCATGCGCTATCGGTTGAACCGTTTGGAAGAACTGCTGGGTGTTTCTCTCGCAGACGCGGAAGTGCGTTTTACTTATCAAGTCGCCGTACGCACATGGAGACTTAACAATGGTGATGCGGGGGGAGCCTTGTCTCCCTAA
- a CDS encoding hydantoinase/oxoprolinase N-terminal domain-containing protein codes for MSHRLGIDVGGTNTDVVLLNSDNEVVAKTKVAVTTDIVTGIRTAVAQVLDSSGINPAQITHAMLGTTQVTNAIIERSELNDVAIIRLGAPATRAVKPLAGWPEDLRERYAKYSWIVGGGHEFDGREIAPLDEEELQSIAHCVKGNVGAVAVTGVFSPVNTSHEERAARIFREVLGEDIPISLSYQLGSVGLLERENATVLNAAVSNVAKRATLSFQQALVDLDVYADLYLAQNDGTLMSVDYALLYPILTIACGPTNSMRGAAHLTGMANAVVVDVGGTSTDVGVLVNGFPRESFVAVDVGGVRTNFRMPDLYSLGLGGGSLVIEKGDDVTVGPKSVGYRIVQEGRAFGGSTTTFTDVVVALNKAKVGTHEVDVPHELADTAYKMAIQKVAEAVDRMKTSAKPVPLVLVGGGSVLLPNEFEGVSEVHRPENFDVANAIGAAIAQVSGRVDRIFAMDKKSRDEVLEEAKSIAFAEAIRAGADASTMEVVEVEEVPIAYLPGNAVRIKVTVAGTLASYHAESRVNSPDVRADANADY; via the coding sequence ATGTCGCATCGCTTGGGAATCGATGTCGGGGGAACCAATACTGACGTAGTGTTGCTAAACAGTGACAACGAGGTCGTTGCCAAAACAAAGGTTGCTGTCACTACTGATATTGTTACCGGAATCCGGACTGCAGTGGCACAGGTTCTTGATTCAAGCGGGATCAATCCTGCTCAAATCACTCACGCCATGCTGGGCACCACGCAGGTTACAAATGCCATCATTGAACGCAGTGAGCTTAATGATGTCGCAATTATACGTTTGGGTGCGCCCGCGACGAGGGCAGTGAAACCCTTAGCAGGCTGGCCAGAAGACCTGCGCGAACGTTACGCAAAGTATTCGTGGATTGTTGGAGGCGGTCACGAGTTTGACGGGAGAGAGATTGCCCCCCTTGATGAAGAAGAGTTGCAGTCTATTGCACATTGTGTGAAGGGCAATGTTGGTGCAGTTGCAGTGACTGGTGTCTTCTCACCTGTAAATACGTCCCATGAAGAACGTGCGGCACGAATCTTTCGCGAAGTGCTTGGCGAGGATATCCCTATTTCGTTATCCTATCAACTCGGCAGCGTAGGGTTGCTGGAACGCGAAAACGCGACGGTCTTGAATGCGGCGGTCTCAAATGTTGCCAAGCGGGCAACGCTGTCATTCCAGCAAGCACTAGTCGATCTCGATGTCTACGCAGACTTGTACTTGGCGCAAAACGACGGAACCTTGATGTCGGTGGACTACGCGTTGCTATATCCTATTCTGACGATCGCCTGTGGCCCAACCAACAGTATGCGCGGTGCGGCACATTTGACAGGCATGGCAAATGCCGTTGTCGTAGACGTCGGCGGCACCTCAACGGATGTTGGTGTGCTGGTCAATGGGTTTCCACGGGAGTCGTTTGTTGCCGTTGACGTTGGTGGCGTTCGAACAAACTTTCGCATGCCCGATTTGTACTCGCTTGGTCTTGGGGGAGGCAGCCTCGTGATAGAGAAAGGTGACGATGTTACCGTCGGGCCCAAGAGTGTCGGATACCGGATCGTCCAAGAAGGACGTGCATTCGGTGGAAGTACAACGACATTTACAGATGTTGTCGTTGCTTTAAACAAAGCCAAAGTTGGAACACATGAAGTTGATGTGCCGCACGAACTAGCAGACACGGCGTACAAAATGGCAATACAGAAAGTGGCTGAAGCAGTCGATCGCATGAAAACCAGCGCCAAACCTGTCCCACTAGTGCTTGTTGGTGGTGGAAGCGTACTGTTGCCAAACGAGTTTGAGGGTGTTTCTGAGGTCCATCGCCCAGAGAACTTTGATGTTGCCAATGCGATTGGTGCTGCGATTGCGCAGGTTAGTGGACGAGTCGATCGGATTTTTGCCATGGATAAAAAATCACGCGATGAGGTCCTGGAAGAGGCAAAGTCGATTGCCTTTGCCGAAGCGATTCGAGCTGGTGCAGACGCTTCCACGATGGAAGTCGTGGAAGTGGAAGAGGTTCCAATTGCGTACTTACCGGGGAATGCCGTGCGCATCAAGGTAACCGTCGCCGGAACACTCGCTTCATACCATGCAGAGAGCAGGGTCAATTCACCAGATGTGAGAGCAGACGCCAATGCGGATTACTGA
- a CDS encoding DUF917 domain-containing protein, which translates to MKRLIHAEDIEYLALGATVLGTGGGGDPYIGALMAVQAIENHGPIELVSIDELDDDALVIPSAMMGAPTVMIEKMPSGDEPIQAFQQLEKFLGRKAAATVTIEAGGLNSTIPFVVAAELGIPVVDADGMGRAFPEIPMTTLHVGGILATPMMVVDEKGNSVLLSTKDNAWTEALSRNATITMGGSSMLALYSAEAKRMRNNLVHGTISKAIQIGKLLAKHEDTSVRLANLLKFVGGEELFRGKITDVMRRTVGGFARGTVSAEGLSKDEGAVCRLEFQNENLIAIRNGTPIATVPDLITVLDQETIRPITTEELRYGQRVVVIGIPCADVWRRPECLELVGPRYFGYDINFTPLDVPVSL; encoded by the coding sequence ATGAAAAGACTGATTCATGCGGAAGACATCGAGTACCTCGCATTGGGTGCAACCGTACTGGGCACTGGCGGGGGTGGCGATCCATACATCGGTGCATTAATGGCTGTGCAGGCCATCGAAAATCATGGGCCAATAGAACTGGTGTCCATCGATGAATTAGACGACGACGCACTCGTGATTCCATCTGCGATGATGGGCGCTCCGACCGTCATGATTGAGAAGATGCCAAGCGGAGATGAACCCATTCAGGCTTTTCAGCAACTCGAAAAGTTCTTGGGTCGTAAAGCCGCAGCAACAGTAACGATTGAGGCCGGTGGACTGAATTCTACGATTCCCTTCGTCGTTGCTGCGGAACTTGGGATCCCAGTTGTCGACGCTGATGGAATGGGGAGAGCTTTTCCTGAGATCCCCATGACGACATTGCATGTCGGCGGTATTTTAGCCACTCCGATGATGGTCGTTGATGAGAAAGGGAACTCCGTCCTGCTGTCGACAAAAGACAATGCATGGACTGAGGCGCTGTCCCGAAATGCGACTATCACAATGGGCGGATCGTCTATGTTAGCTCTTTACTCGGCAGAGGCGAAACGCATGCGTAACAACTTAGTGCACGGTACTATCTCCAAGGCAATTCAAATTGGCAAGCTCCTTGCGAAGCATGAAGACACGTCGGTCCGGCTCGCAAACCTGCTGAAATTCGTAGGTGGAGAGGAACTTTTTAGAGGGAAGATAACAGATGTCATGCGTCGTACGGTGGGGGGCTTTGCGCGAGGAACTGTGAGCGCGGAAGGTCTAAGTAAGGACGAAGGAGCGGTCTGTCGGCTAGAGTTCCAAAACGAAAACCTGATTGCCATACGCAATGGGACACCAATTGCAACTGTGCCTGATCTCATAACAGTGCTAGATCAGGAAACTATCCGTCCAATTACCACGGAGGAGCTTCGATATGGGCAACGGGTCGTTGTCATTGGTATTCCTTGCGCAGATGTGTGGCGCCGTCCGGAGTGTTTGGAACTGGTGGGACCCCGGTATTTTGGATACGACATAAATTTCACACCACTCGACGTTCCTGTATCACTATGA
- a CDS encoding cytosine permease, whose product MRKPENEVHKLDDYSLSRVPEHDRRHWFGIATMRFGQMSALSQFLLGATLGFGMRFWTAFWALTLGAVILEIVSIFVGIAGMKEGLSTTMLVRWGGFGRLGSVLVSVVIAISLIGWFGVQNQVFADGLNQLLGGPVWLWSIVTGLLVTVIVVYGFLSMGYTAYIAVPLFMVVAFISIGKALSHQSLGHLIAMGAPGHVLSLAAGASIVAGGFIIGAIISPDMTRYNRSVTDVVKQTVLGITLGEYLIGLIGVLLAHAVKSGNVITIVMSTSGVIGTVVLVTATIKINDWNLYSSSLGIVNLFDVVFHKKIHRASVTILFGVLGTLLSVFGILNHFIGFLTLLGVAVPPIGGILVVEYFFIRRYKSDLDSSRLSGALPSAYESWNPVTLIAWVAAFLIGEFVHWGIPSLNSLVVSAVVYFIVSKAVNRRQIVTYGQVETREWQAEVRESL is encoded by the coding sequence GTGAGAAAGCCGGAGAACGAAGTTCACAAGCTCGACGACTACTCGCTGTCCAGGGTTCCTGAGCACGATAGGCGTCACTGGTTTGGGATTGCAACGATGCGCTTTGGCCAGATGTCCGCATTGTCACAGTTCCTGCTTGGTGCGACGTTAGGGTTCGGGATGCGTTTCTGGACGGCATTCTGGGCGCTGACCTTGGGTGCAGTGATTCTAGAAATCGTCTCAATCTTCGTTGGTATTGCTGGTATGAAAGAGGGCCTCAGCACGACTATGTTGGTTCGCTGGGGTGGATTCGGTCGATTGGGATCAGTTCTCGTCAGTGTCGTCATCGCCATCTCCTTGATTGGTTGGTTTGGCGTACAGAACCAGGTATTTGCCGACGGGTTGAATCAACTGCTTGGCGGGCCGGTGTGGCTGTGGTCGATTGTTACTGGACTGTTAGTTACCGTTATCGTTGTATATGGTTTTCTCTCCATGGGGTACACCGCCTATATTGCTGTACCGCTGTTTATGGTTGTGGCGTTCATCTCTATTGGGAAGGCACTCAGCCATCAATCCTTGGGTCATTTGATTGCGATGGGGGCACCAGGTCATGTACTTTCGCTCGCAGCAGGGGCCAGTATAGTGGCAGGTGGATTCATCATTGGAGCGATTATCTCACCGGATATGACTCGGTATAACCGGTCGGTTACTGATGTAGTCAAACAGACGGTGCTCGGTATCACGTTGGGTGAATATCTAATTGGTCTGATTGGCGTGTTGTTGGCCCATGCTGTGAAATCGGGCAACGTTATAACGATAGTCATGTCTACAAGTGGCGTTATCGGTACCGTTGTTTTGGTCACAGCGACGATTAAGATCAATGACTGGAACCTGTACTCATCGTCACTCGGTATCGTGAATCTGTTTGATGTAGTATTCCACAAGAAAATCCATCGGGCAAGCGTCACTATCCTCTTTGGTGTACTTGGGACCTTATTGTCTGTCTTTGGAATTTTAAATCACTTCATCGGCTTTCTGACACTCTTGGGGGTTGCAGTACCTCCAATCGGTGGAATCCTGGTGGTCGAATACTTCTTCATCCGTCGGTACAAAAGCGATTTAGACAGTTCGCGCTTAAGCGGTGCGCTGCCCTCAGCCTATGAATCTTGGAATCCAGTCACCCTTATTGCTTGGGTCGCCGCATTCCTTATCGGTGAATTTGTACACTGGGGTATTCCATCACTCAACTCTTTAGTTGTTTCTGCAGTGGTGTATTTCATCGTAAGCAAAGCTGTAAACCGCAGGCAGATTGTCACATATGGGCAAGTCGAAACGCGAGAATGGCAAGCAGAGGTTCGCGAATCGCTATAG
- a CDS encoding aminoglycoside phosphotransferase family protein: MLTKSDAPWFRWTGDSSPEGPHGWKSGLQAFTLRIMEDVVPLLNASTAESVRQEIALSLDEQQHPVLIHGDLSPEHILVNTETGEISVIDFGDSGMGDPAYDVMDELLPWYDNPNRNSAVQLKVIALRLTPFVMRQP, from the coding sequence GTGCTGACCAAATCTGATGCGCCGTGGTTTCGATGGACGGGGGACAGCAGTCCAGAGGGACCACACGGTTGGAAGAGCGGCTTGCAAGCGTTCACACTTCGTATCATGGAAGACGTTGTACCGCTGCTGAACGCCTCGACTGCTGAGAGCGTGAGACAGGAAATTGCGCTATCCCTGGACGAACAGCAACATCCTGTTCTCATTCACGGTGACCTGTCTCCAGAACACATCCTTGTCAACACCGAAACGGGTGAAATCAGCGTAATCGACTTTGGGGACAGCGGTATGGGCGATCCCGCTTACGACGTGATGGATGAGCTTCTGCCTTGGTATGATAATCCAAATCGCAATTCAGCAGTTCAACTAAAGGTCATTGCCTTAAGGCTTACTCCCTTTGTTATGAGGCAGCCATGA